Part of the Microbacterium immunditiarum genome is shown below.
CGCCGCTACCGCCTCGCCGACGCGCAGTTCGCCCCGCTCGCAGACTTCCGCTACGCCGCGGTGTATGAGATCGACGGCGATCCGGCCGATGCCATGCGAGCGCTGCGCCACGCGCTGAAGGCGGGACTCGAAGTCTCCTCGTCGATGGCGCAGCCGGTGTACGCCACCGTGTACGAGCCCATCACCGAGTGGGTCACCGAACAGCACACATGATCAGCGCCCCCCTCGTGGCGACGGTCGCCATCCTCGTGCTCGCGCTCGTCGCGTTCGCGTGGGGGCGCCTCTCGGCCGCCGTCATCGCCGTGGGCGTCGCGCTC
Proteins encoded:
- a CDS encoding DUF4286 family protein produces the protein MATSLFIVHTNPVEGRESEFEDWYTNRHLADVVAIPGFVRARRYRLADAQFAPLADFRYAAVYEIDGDPADAMRALRHALKAGLEVSSSMAQPVYATVYEPITEWVTEQHT